In a genomic window of Sutcliffiella sp. FSL R7-0096:
- the parC gene encoding DNA topoisomerase IV subunit A, with product MTQTEKFHDLPLEEVLGDRFGRYSKYIIQERALPDARDGLKPVQRRILYAMYAEGNIHDKPFRKSAKTVGNVIGNYHPHGDSSVYDAMVRMSQDWKVRNMLIEMHGNNGSIDGDPPAAMRYTEARLSPIASELLRDLDKKTVEFIPNFDDTSQEPVVLPAMYPNLLVNGSTGISAGYATDIPPHHLGEVIDATIMRIDNPSVSVDELMTVIKGPDFPTGGIIQGVEGIKKAYETGKGKIIVRGLAEVEDIRGGKKQIVITEVPYEVNKANLVKKIDELRFDKKVDGIAEVRDETDRTGLRVVIELKKEADASGILNYLYKNTDLQITFNFNMVAIYKKRPTLMGLPHFLDAYIDHQKEVISNRSRFELAKAKERQHVVEGLMKALSILDEVIATIRASKDKRDAKDNLIAKFTFTEPQAEAIVSLQLYRLTNTDITALQAEADELAKKVAELEAILASEKKLFSVIKSDLKRVKKLYTNDRRSRIQEQIEEIKINLEVMIPSEDVIVTVTKDGYVKRTSLRSYSASNGQDFGMKETDRIISKLDINTTQTLLLFTNKGNYLYLPVHELPDIRWKDMGQHVANIVPIDRDESIIKAIPVSNFEEPKFLLFVTRNGMVKKTELNAYKAQRYSKPLMAVNLKGDDQVVDIHLTDGAQDIFLATRSGYGLWFTEEEINVVGARAAGVKGINLKDSDFVVSGLVFEKESKAMLFIATHRGAVKKLKITEFDKATRAKRGLVMLREVKNNPHQIAAVELVEPSSFIYVQTEKGTVEKLAAASYRNNDRYSNGSFVLDQQEAGDVVEMWVETEEEVEGK from the coding sequence ATGACACAGACAGAGAAATTTCACGACCTACCCCTAGAAGAAGTTTTAGGCGACCGATTTGGACGATATAGTAAATACATTATCCAAGAGCGTGCATTGCCAGATGCACGTGATGGGCTTAAGCCGGTACAACGTCGTATTTTATATGCTATGTATGCAGAAGGAAACATCCACGATAAACCGTTTCGTAAATCAGCTAAAACAGTCGGTAATGTAATCGGTAACTATCACCCACATGGAGATTCCTCCGTTTATGATGCCATGGTCCGTATGAGTCAGGACTGGAAGGTTCGCAATATGCTAATCGAGATGCACGGAAACAACGGTAGTATTGATGGGGATCCTCCAGCAGCAATGCGTTACACAGAAGCAAGGTTATCACCGATCGCGTCCGAACTTTTGCGGGATCTTGATAAAAAAACAGTGGAATTCATCCCGAACTTCGATGATACTTCACAAGAGCCGGTCGTTCTTCCAGCGATGTATCCAAACCTTTTGGTAAATGGTTCCACCGGAATTTCTGCTGGTTATGCAACAGACATTCCACCTCACCACCTTGGAGAAGTGATCGATGCGACTATCATGCGCATCGACAACCCATCTGTTAGTGTTGATGAGTTAATGACCGTCATCAAGGGGCCGGATTTCCCTACTGGCGGTATTATTCAAGGAGTCGAAGGAATCAAGAAAGCCTATGAAACTGGCAAAGGAAAAATTATTGTCCGTGGTCTTGCGGAGGTGGAAGATATCCGTGGGGGCAAGAAACAGATTGTCATTACAGAGGTGCCTTACGAAGTAAACAAAGCAAATCTCGTCAAAAAAATTGATGAACTGCGCTTTGACAAAAAAGTGGATGGAATCGCCGAGGTACGCGACGAAACCGATCGTACCGGTTTACGTGTTGTCATTGAGTTGAAAAAAGAAGCAGATGCAAGTGGTATTTTAAATTATTTATATAAAAATACAGACTTGCAAATCACCTTCAACTTCAACATGGTTGCCATCTATAAAAAGCGCCCGACATTAATGGGATTGCCACACTTCTTGGATGCATACATCGATCATCAAAAAGAAGTAATCTCCAACCGTTCCCGTTTTGAGCTAGCCAAAGCGAAAGAGCGCCAGCATGTTGTGGAAGGCTTGATGAAAGCTCTATCGATCCTGGATGAAGTGATAGCAACCATCCGTGCTTCGAAAGACAAACGGGACGCAAAAGATAACTTAATTGCCAAATTCACGTTTACGGAGCCCCAAGCAGAAGCCATTGTTTCTTTGCAGCTATACCGTTTAACCAATACAGATATCACAGCATTGCAAGCGGAAGCAGATGAACTTGCCAAGAAGGTGGCGGAACTAGAAGCAATCCTTGCAAGCGAGAAAAAGCTGTTCTCTGTCATAAAATCGGACTTGAAGCGCGTGAAAAAGCTTTATACGAATGACCGCCGCTCGAGAATCCAAGAACAAATAGAGGAAATCAAGATCAACCTGGAAGTGATGATCCCATCTGAGGATGTCATCGTGACAGTCACGAAGGATGGATATGTGAAGCGTACAAGCTTGCGATCTTATTCTGCTTCCAATGGCCAGGATTTCGGGATGAAAGAAACCGATAGAATCATTTCCAAGTTGGACATTAACACAACCCAAACATTGTTATTGTTCACAAACAAGGGTAACTACTTGTATCTACCTGTCCATGAACTGCCGGATATCCGTTGGAAGGACATGGGCCAGCATGTAGCAAATATTGTTCCAATTGATAGAGATGAATCCATTATCAAAGCGATTCCGGTCAGCAACTTCGAGGAACCTAAATTCTTGTTGTTTGTCACCCGGAACGGAATGGTCAAGAAAACAGAGCTGAATGCATATAAAGCCCAGCGTTACTCCAAGCCGCTGATGGCAGTAAACCTAAAAGGTGATGACCAAGTAGTGGATATACACCTTACAGATGGAGCTCAAGATATCTTTTTGGCGACGAGAAGCGGATATGGACTGTGGTTTACAGAAGAAGAAATCAATGTCGTAGGAGCCCGTGCAGCTGGGGTGAAAGGCATTAATTTGAAAGATAGTGATTTTGTTGTGAGCGGCTTAGTATTTGAGAAAGAATCAAAGGCCATGTTGTTTATCGCAACCCATCGCGGTGCCGTAAAGAAATTGAAAATTACCGAGTTTGATAAAGCCACACGTGCCAAACGTGGTCTGGTTATGCTGCGAGAAGTGAAGAATAATCCTCACCAGATAGCAGCGGTAGAGTTAGTGGAACCTTCAAGTTTCATCTATGTTCAAACAGAAAAAGGAACCGTGGAGAAGCTTGCAGCCGCCTCGTACCGTAATAATGACCGCTATTCAAATGGATCCTTCGTTCTGGATCAACAGGAAGCTGGAGATGTAGTGGAGATGTGGGTGGAGACGGAAGAGGAAGTAGAAGGTAAGTAA
- a CDS encoding cysteine hydrolase family protein, translating into MKPVLLVVDVQKGFDDPAWGQRNNPDAEDKMLELMRVWRKKEFPIIHVQHVSQDPNSKLHPSSPGFALKPGFEPLEDEYFIRKNVNSCFIGTQLDSYLKKNGYQTLIVIGLTSNHCISTTVRMAGNLGYRTYVCCDATAAFEAVSYDDMKLTAEEVHRHALSALHKEFAEVVSSNEVINMMNQQTVYK; encoded by the coding sequence ATGAAACCAGTATTACTAGTTGTAGATGTGCAAAAAGGATTTGATGATCCAGCATGGGGCCAACGCAATAACCCTGATGCAGAAGATAAAATGTTAGAACTTATGAGAGTTTGGCGAAAAAAAGAGTTTCCTATAATTCACGTCCAACATGTATCTCAAGACCCCAATTCTAAACTTCATCCTAGCAGCCCCGGATTTGCATTAAAACCGGGATTCGAACCTTTGGAAGACGAATATTTTATCCGTAAGAATGTGAACAGTTGTTTTATCGGAACACAATTGGACAGCTATCTAAAGAAAAATGGGTATCAAACATTGATTGTAATTGGTTTGACCTCCAATCATTGCATTTCCACTACAGTAAGAATGGCTGGAAATCTCGGATATAGAACGTATGTTTGTTGTGACGCTACAGCTGCATTTGAAGCTGTTTCCTATGATGATATGAAGCTAACAGCAGAAGAAGTGCATCGCCATGCTTTATCTGCATTACACAAAGAATTTGCTGAGGTAGTTTCATCTAATGAAGTTATTAATATGATGAATCAGCAAACAGTATATAAATAA
- a CDS encoding LAGLIDADG family homing endonuclease, with the protein MKQMPSRKITLDLPEIIQMYNDGMSTTDIAIAGNVSSRRITQILKKNNVELRPRGHWKRKYHINEDYFKYWSPNMAYILGFFLADGVISGEGQSVSFAQKEVEILEQIRDEMESNHPIGEYKNGVHFLNINSKIIKDDLMNIHGLTPNKSKTVEFPYVPEKYMSHFVRGYFDGDGNINYEKYVVTFVGGSELFLCELMNVLEKQKLTPFLKDRKSHYRLFISGRKSIQIFSNWIYKDKTMFLQRKFNEFKKEILPYDELKDRAIRVTKEAVLKRRKRFLELLKVNGCVKLTSEKIGISPYTYKTWLKKDKRFEEEFKSIFRCNE; encoded by the coding sequence ATGAAGCAGATGCCAAGTAGAAAAATCACCTTAGATCTCCCAGAAATTATTCAAATGTATAATGATGGAATGAGTACCACTGATATCGCAATCGCGGGGAATGTTTCAAGCCGAAGAATTACACAAATTCTTAAGAAAAATAATGTAGAACTGCGGCCAAGGGGACATTGGAAAAGGAAATATCATATTAATGAAGATTATTTCAAGTACTGGTCACCGAACATGGCATATATCTTGGGTTTTTTCTTAGCAGATGGAGTTATAAGTGGAGAAGGACAATCAGTAAGCTTCGCTCAAAAGGAAGTCGAGATTCTTGAACAAATAAGGGATGAAATGGAGTCCAATCATCCAATAGGTGAATATAAAAATGGTGTACACTTCCTTAATATAAACAGCAAAATCATTAAAGATGATCTGATGAATATCCATGGTTTAACACCAAACAAATCAAAGACTGTGGAATTTCCTTACGTACCAGAAAAATATATGAGTCATTTTGTTAGAGGGTATTTTGATGGGGATGGAAATATTAATTACGAAAAATACGTTGTTACATTTGTTGGTGGTTCGGAACTATTTCTGTGTGAATTGATGAATGTGCTTGAAAAGCAAAAATTAACTCCTTTTTTAAAAGATAGAAAATCTCATTATCGTCTATTCATTTCAGGAAGAAAATCTATACAAATTTTCTCTAACTGGATCTACAAGGACAAAACCATGTTTCTACAAAGGAAGTTTAATGAATTCAAAAAAGAAATATTACCCTACGATGAGTTGAAAGATAGAGCTATAAGAGTTACTAAAGAAGCTGTGTTGAAGCGAAGAAAGCGTTTTTTAGAGCTATTAAAAGTAAATGGTTGTGTTAAGCTCACTAGTGAAAAAATCGGAATAAGTCCGTATACCTACAAAACCTGGCTTAAAAAAGATAAAAGGTTTGAAGAGGAGTTTAAAAGTATTTTTAGATGTAATGAATAA
- a CDS encoding cupin domain-containing protein, protein MSLDKVNEWIEALGLEAHPEGGFYKQTYLSEENITDIELSVSFEGKRKLYSSIYFLLTDKNISHFHRLKSDELWYFHGGNSLTIHVITESGEYVQHKLGLDIKRGETPQILVPKNSIFGSTVDFPDSYALVGCMVSPGFEFKDFEMFTQSNLMEKYPQHEEIIRKMAYEVLPSEDV, encoded by the coding sequence ATGAGCCTAGATAAAGTGAATGAATGGATAGAAGCGTTAGGACTTGAAGCACATCCTGAAGGTGGCTTTTACAAGCAAACATACCTTTCAGAGGAGAATATTACAGATATTGAATTAAGTGTGTCTTTTGAAGGAAAGAGGAAGCTGTATTCGAGTATTTATTTCTTACTCACTGATAAAAATATTTCACACTTTCATCGCTTAAAATCGGATGAATTATGGTACTTCCATGGGGGGAACTCTTTAACCATACATGTCATCACAGAAAGTGGCGAGTATGTACAACATAAGCTAGGTTTAGATATAAAAAGAGGGGAGACACCACAAATACTGGTTCCTAAAAACTCCATTTTCGGGTCTACAGTAGATTTCCCAGACAGCTATGCACTAGTTGGTTGCATGGTATCACCTGGTTTTGAATTCAAGGATTTTGAGATGTTTACACAATCGAATTTAATGGAAAAGTATCCGCAGCATGAGGAAATCATTCGTAAAATGGCTTATGAAGTGTTGCCAAGTGAGGATGTATAA